A genomic region of Bombus terrestris chromosome 12, iyBomTerr1.2, whole genome shotgun sequence contains the following coding sequences:
- the LOC100645920 gene encoding probable helicase with zinc finger domain yields the protein MVDHLYRMNGEVKAHFPSGFAEKVQHDWVKSQNPETIITCKDTDGVLIFSNKSLCCRSTINNVVFCWKFEVVTNGKQLQRIALTLDQNRTNFSLKSVIHRDINIGITNGQEWYNSELDNSNVNENVLKEEHYVVKICFNANKYGTYRQNIIFYFGEYPVIIQKICMDSMPKKDFSRIHEATNYQFSQNPNIWNNKTCQICRFDSPFVSMIDPEEDILSRMYSYPNRSNFFLTQESLTDDRLTPENYRGRLHELITVEELARHEQIARYNETTYMHFLSYYALTSSDGSTTVKYAPPGELFAQLPLSRSISEDTKCGRLFLRGCNRVLFMCLTQLSNVIYEAHIEDKCTHTVYIRLSKECVHALNLAANTDLHVQVQFLLNRLPFCEWHRSVDSLPDIGLVFLNNAHKNMEESSFPNLLDINESRVEVSLLNVEQEKALAVITASTNISMPPILLLGPFGTGKTFTIAQALRFLLTKSSEYKILLCTHSNSAADLYVKEFFNGWYKCENNPRLKPVRIYYKGRSRNTVHPVVQEYSLMKQNGTFRNPTEEDLRDCGLVVTTLTTSSSLTSLNLSFTHIVIDEAAQALECEVLIPLALATPQTRLVLAGDQMQLAPEIYSDLASERGLGISLLERIHEMYPQTHPCRIHLHQNYRAHRDIIKFTSEMFYDGIVKSASQKDHIDIIQHPTLKPLTFYAVEGVEIQDIHSTGYANMGEVFELVNRVQDLRNNWPTDRWGIYGEKSIGVLVYYAEQVQRIRVELRERRMTDVSVERVLNAQGKQFTAVFISTVRTRHCCRYSAERNVKDYGFLTNPRLLNTAMTRAKYLVAVVGDPVALFTIGSCRRLWQRYLEISDLHGIDRETLNHLLSLVPKLSCTPLNPLAREFVPRNSVCLVEYVSVPVLYPVFHYPFYSA from the exons ATGGTGGATCACTTGTATCGAATGAACGGAGAGGTTAAAGCCCACTTTCCTTCCGGCTTCGCCGAGAAGGTGCAGCACGACTGGGTGAAGTCGCAGAATCCTGAGACGATAATAACGTGCAAGGATACGGACGGTGTGTTAATTTTCTCGAATAAGAGTCTCTGCTGCCGTTCGACCATTAACAATGTAGTTTTCTGTTGGAAATTTGAGGTCGTGACGAACG GTAAACAGTTACAAAGAATAGCACTAACCTTGGATCAGAATCGcacaaatttttcattgaaatctgttatacatcgtgatattaatATTGGAATTACAAATGGCCAAGAATGGTACAATTCAGAGTTGGACAATTCAAATGTAAACGAAAATGTACTAAAGGAAGAGCATTATGTAGTCAAAATTTGCTTTAATGCCAATAAATATGGCACGTATCGCCAGaatatcattttttactttGGAGAGTATCCAGTGATAATTCAAAAGATTTGCATGGATTCTATGCCAAAAAAAGACTTTTCCAGGATTCACGAAGCGACCAATTATCAATTCTCACAGAATCCAAACATATGGAATAATAAAACATGCCAGATTTGCCGGTTTGATTCACCTTTTGTATCAATGATAGACCCAGAGGAGGACATATTGTCCAGGATGTATTCATATCCAAATAGAAGCAATTTTTTCTTGACTCAAGAATCTCTCACGGACGACCGTTTAACTCCAGAAAATTATAGAGGTCGTCTTCACGAGTTAATCACAGTAGAGGAGCTAGCTCGACACGAACAGATAGCTAGATATAATGAGACCACCTACATGCATTTTCTTAGTTACTACGCTTTGACTTCTAGTGATGGATCCACCACTGTCAAATATGCACCACCGGGTGAACTCTTTGCTCAG CTGCCGCTAAGCCGCAGTATCTCAGAAGATACGAAATGCGGCAGGCTGTTCCTGAGAGGTTGCAATAGAGTACTCTTCATGTGCTTAACACAATTGTCGAACGTAATATACGAAGCGCACATAGAGGATAAGTGCACGCACACAGTGTACATTAGATTGTCGAAAGAGTGTGTGCACGCGTTAAATTTGGCAGCCAATACGGATTTACACGTGCAAGTTCAATTTCTATTGAACCGGTTGCCCTTCTGCGAGTGGCACAGGAGCGTGGATAGTTTGCCCGACATTGGCCTAGTATTTCTAAACAATGCTCACAAAAATATGGAAGAAAGTAGTTTTCCAAATTTGTTAGATATAAACGAGAGCAGAGTCGAAGTTTCCTTGTTGAACGTAGAACAAGAAAAGGCATTGGCTGTAATAACAGCCTCTACTAATATCTCCATGCCACCGATCTTGCTACTAGGACCATTCGGAACCGGGAAAACGTTTACTATTGCCCAGGCATTACGATTTTTGTTGACAAAGAGCTCAGAATATAAAATCCTACTCTGCACACACAGCAACAGCGCGGCAGATCTTTATGTCAAAGAATTCTTCAACGGTTGGTATAAATGTGAAAATAATCCACGATTGAAGCCAGTCAGAATCTATTACAAAGGTAGATCCAGGAACACG GTACATCCAGTGGTTCAGGAGTACAGTTTGATGAAACAGAACGGTACCTTCCGCAATCCGACCGAGGAAGACCTTAGAGACTGTGGTTTGGTCGTGACCACTTTGACCACGTCTAGCTCTCTAACCAGCTTAAATCTATCGTTCACGCATATAGTGATCGATGAGGCTGCTCAAGCATTAGAGTGCGAAGTCCTCATACCTTTAGCCTTAGCTACCCCACAAACTCGCTTAGTTTTGGCCGGCGATCAGATGCAACTTGCGCCAGAAATATATAGTGACCTGGCTAGTGAACGGGGTCTGGGTATAAGTTTATTGGAAAGGATCCACGAAATGTACCCACAAACTCATCCATGCAGGATTCATCTGCATCAGAATTATCGTGCTCACAGGGACATCATTAAATTTACCTCGGAGATGTTCTACGACGGAATCGTCAAGTCTGCTAGCCAAAAAGACCACATAGACATAATACAGCACCCCACGTTAAAGCCTTTAACCTTTTATGCTGTTGAAGGCGTGGAAATACAG GACATCCATTCGACAGGCTACGCGAACATGGGCGAAGTATTCGAACTGGTTAACCGCGTGCAGGACCTGCGTAACAACTGGCCAACAGATCGTTGGGGTATCTACGGCGAGAAGTCAATCGGTGTGCTCGTCTATTACGCGGAGCAGGTGCAGAGGATTCGTGTGGAACTGAGGGAACGCAGGATGACGGACGTGTCGGTGGAGAGAGTGTTAAACGCTCAGGGGAAGCAGTTCACCGCTGTGTTTATCAGCACGGTGCGTACCAGGCACTGCTGTCGATACTCCGCGGAGAGGAACGTGAAGGACTATGGCTTCTTGACCAATCCCAGACTTCTGAACACTGCTATGACACGGGCTAAATATCTGGTAGCAGTGGTGGGCGATCCTGTTGCTCTGTTCACCATTGGTTCCTGCAGGAGGCTCTGGCAGAGATACCTGGAGATATCTGATTTACACGGTATCGACAGGGAAACTTTGAACCATCTTTTGAGCCTGGTACCCAAGCTTTCGTGTACACCGCTGAACCCATTAGCGAGGGAGTTTGTACCCAGAAATAGCGTTTGTCTGGTGGAGTACGTGTCGGTTCCAGTGCTGTATCCGGTGTTCCATTATCCCTTTTACTCTGCGTAA